One window from the genome of [Clostridium] celerecrescens 18A encodes:
- a CDS encoding carbohydrate ABC transporter permease, with protein MYWKLRKTVPYGVLTLLAVIFVLPLLWIVLASFDGNASQAVKVPTQWTLDNYKVILSSQTNQRAFANGLLISFGQSVLVVLFAGLAAYPLSRYELRYKSIFLYTILFMTSLPITAVMVPVYKMFLTIGLYDKTLGLILFLTATSMPYGIWLMKNFMDNVPIELEEAAWVDGASTLASIQKIIAPLMFPGICVVFIFTFSGSWGNFFIPYILLQTLNKLPASVTLYQFFGQHGMIIYGQLAAYSAVYAIPSIFLYILSQNYMSKGFNMAGAAKG; from the coding sequence ATGTATTGGAAATTAAGAAAAACGGTGCCCTATGGGGTGCTGACCTTATTAGCAGTTATATTTGTCCTTCCCCTGCTTTGGATCGTGCTGGCCTCCTTTGACGGCAACGCTTCTCAGGCGGTGAAGGTGCCCACTCAGTGGACCCTTGATAATTACAAGGTGATCCTGTCCAGTCAGACCAATCAGAGGGCATTTGCCAATGGACTGCTCATTTCTTTTGGACAGTCGGTCCTGGTGGTGTTATTTGCAGGCCTGGCAGCCTATCCCCTGTCAAGATATGAACTTCGTTATAAAAGTATATTTTTATATACGATTTTATTTATGACCTCCCTTCCCATAACGGCAGTCATGGTCCCGGTGTATAAGATGTTCCTGACCATTGGCCTGTATGACAAGACATTGGGCCTTATTTTATTTTTGACAGCAACCTCCATGCCTTATGGAATCTGGCTCATGAAAAATTTTATGGACAATGTCCCCATAGAACTGGAGGAGGCGGCCTGGGTAGACGGCGCGTCCACATTGGCAAGCATACAAAAAATCATCGCTCCCTTAATGTTTCCGGGGATTTGCGTAGTTTTCATCTTTACCTTTTCAGGGAGCTGGGGCAACTTTTTTATACCCTATATCCTATTGCAGACTCTAAATAAATTACCGGCATCTGTAACCCTATATCAATTTTTCGGACAGCATGGTATGATAATATATGGACAGTTGGCCGCATACTCGGCCGTCTATGCCATTCCTTCTATATTCCTTTATATTTTGTCACAAAATTATATGTCAAAGGGCTTTAATATGGCCGGCGCAGCCAAAGGCTGA
- a CDS encoding FadR/GntR family transcriptional regulator, which yields MEEVSRIPIVQQVVNSMKEFAAADGIEVGQKLPTEKEWCEKLTVGRGTVREAFRILEARGLVEIKPGRGAFLVSKKELGQEELAEWFLKNEVELKDYIEVRSAVEPLCARIVAKRATDAELEQIERIHFRFIRAVEEEDIAGMAKYDEKLHRQIVEASKNKMLIFMSRKIDECIRDFRLKTFQVPQNAQNAIKAHHNIVEALKARDEEVSELYAKRHISLINTDLNVIIKR from the coding sequence ATGGAAGAGGTTTCTAGAATTCCGATCGTGCAGCAGGTGGTAAACAGTATGAAGGAATTTGCTGCAGCAGACGGAATAGAAGTCGGGCAAAAATTGCCTACGGAAAAAGAATGGTGTGAGAAGCTGACGGTGGGGCGTGGTACAGTCAGAGAAGCTTTCCGTATTCTAGAGGCCCGTGGCCTGGTGGAGATCAAACCTGGACGAGGAGCATTTCTGGTCAGTAAAAAAGAGCTGGGTCAGGAAGAGCTGGCAGAATGGTTCCTTAAAAATGAAGTGGAATTAAAGGATTATATCGAAGTCCGAAGTGCCGTGGAACCCTTATGTGCAAGGATCGTAGCGAAGCGGGCCACTGATGCGGAGCTTGAGCAGATTGAACGGATCCATTTCCGGTTTATCCGTGCAGTAGAGGAAGAGGACATTGCCGGGATGGCAAAATATGATGAGAAGCTGCACCGGCAGATCGTGGAAGCCAGCAAAAATAAGATGCTGATTTTTATGAGCAGAAAGATTGACGAGTGCATCCGGGATTTCCGGTTAAAGACATTCCAGGTACCGCAAAATGCCCAGAATGCCATAAAAGCCCATCATAATATAGTAGAAGCTTTAAAAGCGCGGGACGAAGAGGTATCGGAGCTTTATGCAAAGAGGCATATCTCCCTGATCAACACGGATTTGAATGTCATTATTAAGCGATAA
- a CDS encoding carbohydrate ABC transporter permease, protein MNKNSSRLFAEARKSVLILPSMVLLLIFFVMPILLTVYYSFTNLALSGENAKQLKFIGLSNYVSMFKDRTVRISIVNTLVFLLGSLIGQQVLGFLIALNMRNRNRIFRGIVGPVFLAGWIMPEVVVALCCSTFFGDEGTLNQIFSFFHLPTVEFLFAIPMATVILANIWHGTAFSMMNFQSALDGVPADIEEAAKVDGAGPFQTMIRIILPCIKNTIATNTMLNTLSTLGVFGLIYMMTGGGPGTKTLTLPIFMYRQAFISQQLGYGTAISMILLVIGIVLSVFYTRVMRKD, encoded by the coding sequence ATGAATAAAAATAGCAGCCGGCTGTTTGCGGAAGCAAGAAAATCAGTATTAATTCTGCCCTCTATGGTCCTTTTACTTATATTTTTTGTGATGCCGATTTTATTGACTGTTTATTATTCCTTTACAAACCTGGCTCTATCAGGGGAGAATGCAAAACAGCTTAAATTTATCGGCCTGTCCAATTACGTCAGCATGTTTAAGGACCGCACCGTACGCATCAGCATTGTCAACACCCTTGTTTTTCTCCTTGGAAGCCTGATCGGACAGCAGGTCCTGGGTTTTCTCATCGCCCTTAACATGAGAAACAGAAACAGGATCTTCCGGGGGATCGTAGGTCCTGTTTTCCTGGCAGGCTGGATCATGCCGGAGGTGGTTGTAGCCTTATGCTGCAGCACTTTTTTCGGAGATGAAGGTACCTTAAACCAGATCTTTTCTTTTTTTCACCTTCCCACCGTGGAATTCTTATTTGCCATTCCCATGGCAACGGTCATTTTAGCAAACATATGGCATGGGACTGCATTTTCCATGATGAACTTTCAGTCAGCGTTAGATGGGGTACCGGCGGATATCGAGGAAGCGGCAAAGGTGGATGGAGCAGGCCCTTTTCAGACCATGATCAGGATCATCCTTCCCTGCATCAAGAACACAATAGCTACAAATACCATGCTGAATACCTTATCAACCCTGGGCGTATTCGGGCTGATCTACATGATGACTGGCGGGGGACCTGGAACCAAAACCCTGACCCTTCCCATCTTTATGTACCGGCAGGCATTTATTTCCCAGCAGCTGGGATACGGCACAGCTATTTCCATGATTCTGCTTGTGATCGGGATTGTGCTCAGTGTTTTCTATACAAGAGTTATGAGAAAGGACTAG
- a CDS encoding ABC transporter substrate-binding protein has translation MNRTVQKLLISLWLLVSFLLISVILKYYRESNEVAAEEDKRDQLVVMAVSEEDESGDYLKKLVDEYSKLPGNPEVRIQYVSQSGFQKQLCIDKDQNNLPDLIICENVMTPALESMGILRDLSDYMTAERASLYLKNAYSSTVVNGISYSVPFTSNPYVVFYNEDHLRKHDAAIPDTMEELLKLCRETSTLGTYNFGFAMKNKEDIASSFLQMIYSAGGTLRSLDTENCMKLYEMLGNMRDEGIIDQDVINWNQKELMKAFSRGYVKIAIAELSSMSILENSDRKCKYKIAEIPYIQKQTYLLQGDNIGITVTADMEESIKLLDYLTSREVIKSYYENTYCLSVRTDIKVNPGLVRGLPDEFVERERKQSILKNAYTTWFIISDGIAGNLTDFLGDKSMTPEEVSKRLQGDIRNAILER, from the coding sequence ATGAACAGGACTGTACAAAAACTTCTGATCTCTTTATGGCTGCTGGTCTCCTTTTTATTGATCAGCGTAATATTAAAATATTACAGAGAATCCAATGAGGTGGCAGCTGAGGAGGATAAAAGGGACCAGCTTGTGGTTATGGCTGTCAGCGAGGAGGATGAAAGCGGCGATTATTTAAAAAAGCTTGTGGATGAATATTCTAAACTGCCAGGGAATCCGGAGGTCAGGATCCAGTATGTCTCTCAGTCCGGCTTTCAAAAGCAGCTGTGTATTGATAAGGATCAGAATAACCTCCCTGATCTGATCATCTGTGAGAACGTCATGACGCCTGCCCTTGAGTCCATGGGAATACTTAGGGATTTGTCCGATTACATGACAGCGGAGAGAGCCTCCTTGTATCTAAAGAATGCATACAGCAGCACGGTAGTAAACGGCATCAGCTATTCCGTACCCTTTACCAGCAACCCCTATGTGGTATTTTATAATGAGGATCATTTGAGGAAGCATGATGCAGCCATACCGGATACGATGGAAGAGCTTCTTAAGCTGTGCAGGGAAACCAGTACCCTTGGCACCTATAATTTCGGTTTTGCCATGAAGAATAAAGAGGATATCGCCTCCAGTTTTTTGCAGATGATCTATTCTGCAGGAGGAACTCTGCGAAGCCTGGATACGGAAAACTGCATGAAACTGTATGAAATGCTTGGCAATATGAGGGATGAGGGGATCATAGACCAGGATGTGATCAACTGGAATCAGAAGGAGCTAATGAAGGCGTTTTCCAGGGGATATGTGAAGATCGCCATTGCAGAGCTAAGCTCCATGTCCATACTGGAGAATTCGGACAGGAAGTGTAAGTATAAAATCGCGGAAATCCCTTATATCCAGAAGCAGACTTATCTGCTGCAGGGAGACAACATCGGGATCACAGTAACGGCGGACATGGAAGAATCCATAAAACTGCTGGACTATCTTACATCCAGGGAGGTGATAAAAAGCTATTACGAAAATACCTACTGCCTTTCCGTAAGAACGGATATAAAGGTAAATCCCGGGCTGGTAAGAGGTCTTCCGGATGAATTTGTGGAACGGGAGAGAAAACAGAGTATCTTAAAAAATGCCTACACCACATGGTTTATCATATCAGATGGAATTGCAGGGAATCTAACGGATTTTCTCGGAGACAAGAGCATGACACCGGAGGAGGTTTCTAAAAGGCTTCAGGGTGACATCAGGAACGCCATTCTAGAAAGGTAG
- a CDS encoding sugar ABC transporter substrate-binding protein — protein sequence MRKVTAIVLSAMMALSLSACGSTAKESNVTETTAASSGSETTAAKAEETREPIKIGVSAPDLTNVFFIQIKDAMQAALSGSKDELIIQDAGGDQNKQMNDVADMINQGCDVICISAINSEGVRATLEACKEADIPVIAFNTSVKNPELVQCTVVSDNKEAGKLCAQALADSLGGKGKVVEITYSTTEVCYDRQFGFEEELKKYPDIEIIQTKDVEKPKSDYSQPIMVDFINANPVIDGVFTINDPTARGAIAALKEAGRLDATKVVSVDGSDEGKGFIRAGEMVASAAQDPAGIGTTCIETAYRLLSGQTIEEKVVVPMSIITGENVDQ from the coding sequence ATGAGAAAAGTTACTGCAATTGTATTATCAGCCATGATGGCCTTATCTTTAAGCGCTTGCGGTTCCACTGCAAAGGAAAGCAATGTAACGGAAACAACAGCAGCAAGCTCAGGTTCAGAAACAACCGCAGCGAAAGCAGAGGAAACCAGAGAGCCCATTAAGATCGGTGTATCTGCACCGGATTTAACCAATGTGTTCTTTATCCAGATCAAGGATGCCATGCAGGCAGCTCTTAGCGGATCAAAGGATGAACTGATCATTCAGGATGCCGGCGGTGACCAGAATAAGCAGATGAATGACGTAGCAGATATGATCAACCAGGGCTGTGACGTTATCTGTATTTCCGCGATCAACTCTGAAGGAGTACGTGCTACCCTTGAAGCATGCAAGGAAGCTGACATACCTGTCATTGCATTTAATACCTCAGTAAAGAACCCGGAACTGGTTCAGTGTACGGTTGTTTCTGATAATAAAGAAGCCGGAAAACTGTGTGCACAGGCTCTGGCAGACTCTTTAGGCGGTAAAGGAAAAGTAGTAGAAATTACATATAGTACCACAGAAGTTTGCTACGATCGTCAGTTCGGTTTTGAAGAAGAATTAAAGAAGTATCCAGACATTGAAATCATTCAGACCAAAGACGTTGAGAAGCCAAAGTCCGATTATTCTCAGCCGATCATGGTAGACTTTATCAACGCAAACCCAGTTATCGACGGTGTATTCACCATCAATGATCCGACAGCACGCGGTGCCATCGCAGCTCTTAAAGAAGCAGGCCGCTTAGATGCAACCAAGGTTGTTTCCGTAGACGGTTCTGATGAAGGAAAAGGCTTTATCCGTGCCGGTGAAATGGTAGCATCTGCAGCACAGGATCCGGCAGGAATCGGTACAACCTGTATCGAAACAGCTTACCGTCTTCTGTCCGGACAGACCATTGAAGAGAAGGTAGTTGTACCAATGTCTATTATTACAGGAGAGAACGTAGATCAGTAA
- a CDS encoding sugar ABC transporter ATP-binding protein, which produces MSNEYVFEMKDITKAFGRNVVLDGVSISIKPGEVRALMGENGAGKSTLMKILGGIFSADSGIIYMDGKEASIKTVDDARKYGVSFIHQEITNIPEMTIAENIFLGREPKNHLKLVDYRKMKHEAQKALDALGLDLDAGMLIRGLSVAQQQMIEIARAVNEGAKILILDEPTASLSKSETDNLFAQIDHLKKAGVAMIYISHRMEETFKVCDSVTVLRDGKFIGTRDTKETTENELISMMVGREFNNMYGNKRVIGGDVIMEVKHLTTDKVFDISFTLRKGEILGFSGLVGAGRTELALALFGIDSIQSGEIWLEGKKLTISKPRDAMKAGIALVPEERKEQGLFLSHSIATNLTFQVLSEFIHQLRVDKKKESNIVDEFKQKLSIKMASVEQTAGELSGGNQQKIVISKWLAAKPKVLILDEPTRGIDVGAKAEIYKLMHSLASEGVSIIMISSELPEIINNSSRVAIMREGHLAGILDQQETEATQETIMSFAVGGEHTTC; this is translated from the coding sequence ATGTCAAATGAATATGTTTTTGAAATGAAAGATATTACCAAAGCGTTTGGTCGCAATGTAGTACTTGACGGAGTCAGTATTTCCATAAAGCCCGGAGAAGTCCGGGCTCTTATGGGAGAGAATGGCGCAGGAAAGTCCACCTTGATGAAAATACTTGGCGGAATTTTCAGTGCTGATTCGGGCATCATCTACATGGACGGGAAGGAAGCTTCCATAAAGACCGTAGACGATGCCCGCAAGTATGGTGTCAGCTTTATCCATCAGGAAATCACCAACATACCTGAGATGACAATTGCAGAAAATATTTTTCTTGGCCGGGAACCCAAAAACCATTTGAAGCTGGTGGATTACCGGAAAATGAAACATGAGGCGCAGAAGGCTCTTGATGCGCTGGGACTGGATCTGGATGCTGGGATGCTGATTCGGGGGTTATCCGTAGCACAGCAGCAGATGATAGAAATTGCAAGAGCAGTAAATGAAGGGGCAAAAATCCTGATTCTGGACGAACCCACAGCATCCTTGTCAAAAAGCGAAACAGACAATCTGTTTGCACAGATCGACCATTTAAAAAAAGCCGGAGTAGCGATGATCTACATCTCTCATCGTATGGAAGAGACCTTTAAGGTCTGTGATTCGGTAACGGTACTCCGTGACGGTAAGTTTATAGGAACCAGAGATACAAAAGAAACTACAGAAAATGAATTAATCAGCATGATGGTAGGCCGTGAATTTAACAACATGTATGGAAACAAACGTGTCATCGGCGGGGACGTCATCATGGAAGTGAAACATTTAACAACAGATAAGGTATTTGATATCAGTTTTACATTGAGAAAAGGGGAAATACTTGGATTCTCAGGATTGGTAGGAGCGGGGCGTACCGAGCTGGCACTGGCGTTATTCGGCATTGACAGCATTCAGTCAGGAGAAATCTGGCTGGAAGGGAAAAAGCTTACCATCAGTAAACCCAGGGATGCAATGAAAGCAGGCATCGCACTGGTGCCGGAAGAGCGTAAGGAGCAGGGGCTTTTCCTTAGCCATAGCATTGCAACCAATCTGACATTCCAGGTGCTTTCTGAATTTATACATCAGCTACGAGTGGACAAGAAAAAGGAATCGAATATTGTAGATGAGTTCAAGCAGAAGCTTTCTATTAAGATGGCCTCCGTGGAACAGACGGCAGGAGAGCTTTCCGGCGGTAACCAGCAAAAGATCGTTATATCCAAATGGCTGGCAGCAAAGCCGAAAGTACTTATTCTGGACGAGCCGACCCGAGGGATCGATGTAGGCGCAAAGGCAGAAATATATAAGCTGATGCACAGCCTGGCCAGTGAAGGAGTTTCCATTATCATGATCTCTTCCGAACTTCCGGAGATCATTAATAACTCCAGCCGGGTTGCTATCATGAGGGAAGGACATCTGGCCGGAATCTTAGACCAGCAGGAGACGGAAGCTACACAGGAAACGATCATGTCATTTGCAGTGGGAGGAGAACATACAACATGTTAA
- a CDS encoding extracellular solute-binding protein produces MKKMKKVAAAVLASSMILSLAACQGSRAKTETTAQGKTEAASGETGKTAETQSTGGKTKISITFRDGGSDALKNWFEHAYETYDKKDSIELDIAPITASEGDYFAKVALALQSADTAPDIVCEDTFQLPSDVAAGYLTDLSAYLKDYKEWNDGTFYGPLVDGVTYSDGSVYGIPYCTDTRGLWYNKDIFKAAGLDTEWQPKTWQEILDTCKVIKEKCPDVVPFWCNSGVASGEATSMQTYEMLLYGTGEQLLDENDKWIASSENILKSLNFINTIYKEGYGPSLSKVLNGEAGNIASREYLPGGKLAISLDGYWMTGNYKETGSAPWPEYMDKLGIAAMPTSEGQKPGSITMSGGWALSIPQLSDQKDAAMDFIKHCMSYDIYLDTIIAQGNIATRTDIAADPTYASQPFMEKCTGFLSGAFYRPRNSQYSTVTTHIQTMVESVVSGTSPEDAMAQYKSDVTNSVGADNTVTK; encoded by the coding sequence ATGAAGAAAATGAAGAAAGTTGCAGCAGCGGTGCTTGCATCGTCCATGATTCTTTCCCTGGCAGCATGCCAGGGTTCCAGGGCAAAGACGGAAACAACAGCCCAGGGAAAGACAGAAGCAGCTTCCGGGGAAACCGGAAAAACAGCGGAAACCCAGAGCACAGGAGGAAAGACTAAAATTTCCATCACCTTCCGGGATGGTGGAAGCGATGCCTTAAAGAACTGGTTTGAGCATGCGTATGAGACTTACGATAAAAAGGATTCCATTGAACTTGACATTGCCCCCATTACTGCTTCAGAAGGGGATTATTTTGCAAAGGTGGCGCTTGCACTTCAATCAGCGGATACGGCTCCGGACATTGTCTGCGAAGATACGTTCCAGCTTCCCTCTGACGTAGCAGCCGGTTATCTTACCGATCTTTCTGCCTACTTAAAGGACTATAAGGAATGGAATGACGGGACCTTCTACGGACCTCTGGTAGATGGTGTTACATACAGTGACGGCAGCGTGTATGGGATCCCTTACTGTACCGATACCCGTGGATTGTGGTATAACAAGGACATATTTAAGGCAGCCGGCTTAGATACGGAGTGGCAGCCAAAAACCTGGCAGGAGATCCTGGATACCTGCAAGGTTATTAAGGAGAAATGCCCGGATGTGGTGCCTTTCTGGTGCAATTCAGGAGTAGCAAGCGGAGAAGCCACCTCCATGCAGACCTATGAAATGCTTCTTTACGGGACCGGAGAACAGCTTTTAGATGAAAATGACAAATGGATCGCATCCAGCGAAAACATTTTAAAATCCCTGAATTTTATCAACACCATATATAAGGAAGGATACGGGCCATCCCTTTCCAAGGTGTTAAACGGAGAAGCAGGAAACATTGCTTCCAGGGAATACTTACCGGGAGGCAAGCTTGCCATTTCCTTAGACGGATACTGGATGACAGGAAATTACAAGGAAACAGGATCGGCTCCATGGCCGGAATACATGGATAAGCTTGGCATCGCAGCCATGCCCACCTCTGAGGGGCAGAAACCGGGAAGCATCACCATGTCAGGCGGCTGGGCATTATCCATACCACAGCTTTCCGATCAGAAGGATGCGGCTATGGATTTTATCAAGCATTGCATGAGCTATGATATTTATCTGGATACCATCATTGCCCAGGGAAATATTGCAACCAGAACTGATATTGCAGCAGATCCTACCTACGCTTCCCAGCCCTTTATGGAAAAGTGCACCGGCTTTTTATCCGGAGCTTTCTACAGGCCAAGAAACAGCCAGTATTCAACGGTCACTACTCATATCCAGACTATGGTGGAATCGGTTGTATCTGGTACGAGTCCTGAGGATGCAATGGCGCAGTATAAATCAGATGTGACGAACAGCGTTGGCGCAGATAATACCGTGACAAAATAA
- a CDS encoding alpha-mannosidase produces the protein MILIKERIGKLVEDLKELIYAKEVPVTSYRMLKSGERFLNVQDLRTDDWEELTSAELWGGHREYFWFETVITIPKDFKDQWVVYELKTGREGLWDATNPQFTIYVNGFRRQGLDVNHREVLLTEKAEPGETFRIVLSAFTGDQNFKLVMDSRIKVLDRETEQYYYDISVPYQVARLLPDSDSAYLSIIHAVNESLNLLDLRKEYSEEYYESLKKARQYMREEFYNKYSGNSKETVYCVGHTHIDVAWLWTLAVTEDKAVRSFSTVLELMKQYPEYIFMSSQPQLYKYVKKHAPEVYEEIQKRVAEGRWETEGGMFVEADCNLSSGESLVRQFLHGKEFFREEFGKDNEILWLPDVFGYSAALPQIMKKCGIKYFMTTKISWNEFNKMPYDTFEWEGIDGTRILTHFSPSRDYHKAAEEGGTETEHFTTYNAYINPSQVKGAWARYSQKYLNDEILMSFGYGDGGGGPTKDMLENQRRIETGIPGCPKTVMSTSKAFFEKLDKEVRGKKYLPSWVGELYLEYHRGTYTSMARNKKFNRKSEFLFENAEFYSMLDGVLNQNPYPRETIEDAWEVILRNQFHDILPGSSIKEVYEDSKKEYEAIGKSGRELVDHALSNVLEGVSGHKDNLVVFNPNSFEGEGAVSFQAPEYMVNLGVMDGEILFPAQKAGDGSWLFCASKVPSKGYKTFELREGSCDTGLRADERHLENEFISVTFHENGQISSIYDKQNEREVLKENRHANVLMTYEDRPHNYDAWDVNNYYVEKSWEITDVNSMELVENGPVRATICVKRRYLDSVIEQYISLLYNSPEIIIRNEIDWKENHIFLKSILPVDIHTDEATFEIQYGNVKRKTHYNTMWDYAKFEVCMHKWIDVSEDDYGVSMINDCKYGCHVHDGEIGISMLKSATYPNPDADKEHHSFVFSIYPHKGDWKTAKTIQKAYAMNNPMTALVKEKDGGQLPGAFSLVKADADNVVIEVVKQSQKGNELILRFYETNNRRTIGNMTFGMDIQRIMECNMLEEEEAEVSYQDRTASFAIHPYEIKTWKVTFR, from the coding sequence ATGATACTGATCAAAGAACGGATTGGAAAACTGGTGGAAGATCTTAAGGAGCTTATCTATGCGAAAGAAGTTCCTGTCACCAGTTACCGGATGTTAAAATCCGGAGAACGCTTTTTAAATGTCCAGGACCTTCGTACCGATGACTGGGAGGAACTTACTAGTGCAGAACTGTGGGGTGGCCACAGGGAATATTTCTGGTTTGAAACAGTCATTACCATTCCCAAGGATTTTAAGGATCAATGGGTGGTGTACGAGTTAAAAACCGGAAGAGAAGGGCTGTGGGATGCCACTAATCCCCAGTTTACCATTTATGTCAATGGTTTCAGGCGGCAGGGGCTTGACGTCAATCACAGGGAGGTACTGCTGACGGAAAAGGCAGAACCAGGTGAGACGTTTCGAATCGTTTTATCCGCATTTACCGGGGATCAGAATTTTAAGCTTGTCATGGATTCCAGGATAAAGGTGTTAGACAGGGAAACAGAGCAGTATTATTATGATATTTCTGTTCCTTATCAGGTCGCCAGGCTTCTTCCTGACAGTGACAGTGCTTATCTCTCCATCATTCATGCAGTGAATGAATCCTTAAATCTTCTGGACTTAAGAAAGGAATATTCGGAAGAATATTATGAAAGCCTGAAAAAAGCCCGGCAATACATGAGGGAAGAATTTTATAATAAATATAGCGGAAACAGCAAAGAAACGGTTTACTGCGTGGGCCATACCCACATTGACGTAGCCTGGTTGTGGACCCTTGCGGTTACGGAGGATAAGGCGGTAAGAAGCTTTTCCACGGTGCTGGAGCTGATGAAACAGTATCCGGAATACATCTTTATGTCAAGCCAGCCCCAGCTTTATAAATATGTTAAGAAGCATGCTCCCGAGGTTTATGAAGAGATACAAAAACGTGTTGCAGAAGGAAGATGGGAGACAGAAGGCGGCATGTTTGTGGAAGCAGACTGCAATCTCTCCTCCGGGGAGTCCCTTGTTCGCCAGTTCCTTCATGGAAAGGAATTTTTCAGGGAAGAATTCGGGAAGGACAATGAGATTTTATGGCTTCCCGATGTGTTCGGATATTCCGCCGCCCTTCCTCAGATCATGAAAAAATGCGGCATCAAATATTTTATGACTACGAAAATCAGCTGGAATGAATTCAATAAAATGCCCTATGACACCTTTGAGTGGGAAGGAATTGACGGAACCAGGATTTTAACCCACTTCAGCCCAAGCCGTGACTATCATAAGGCAGCTGAGGAAGGCGGAACAGAAACCGAGCATTTCACTACCTATAACGCATACATAAATCCTTCCCAGGTAAAAGGAGCCTGGGCCAGATACAGCCAGAAATATCTAAATGATGAGATTTTAATGTCCTTTGGCTACGGAGACGGCGGCGGCGGCCCTACCAAAGATATGCTGGAAAACCAGCGGAGAATTGAAACGGGCATACCAGGCTGTCCAAAGACTGTGATGAGTACGTCTAAGGCATTTTTTGAAAAGCTGGATAAAGAAGTAAGAGGAAAAAAATATCTGCCTTCCTGGGTCGGAGAATTATACTTGGAATATCACAGGGGCACCTATACCTCTATGGCAAGAAATAAAAAGTTCAACCGGAAATCAGAATTTTTATTTGAAAATGCAGAATTTTACTCTATGTTAGATGGAGTATTAAACCAGAATCCTTATCCCAGGGAGACCATTGAGGATGCATGGGAAGTGATCTTAAGAAACCAGTTCCATGATATCCTTCCCGGATCTTCCATTAAAGAGGTATATGAGGATTCCAAAAAGGAATATGAAGCAATAGGGAAATCCGGAAGGGAGCTTGTGGATCATGCCCTTTCCAATGTTTTAGAGGGTGTGTCTGGCCACAAGGATAATCTGGTGGTATTTAATCCTAACAGTTTTGAAGGGGAGGGAGCCGTATCCTTTCAAGCTCCGGAATATATGGTGAACTTAGGGGTAATGGATGGAGAGATCCTGTTTCCTGCGCAGAAGGCAGGCGATGGCTCCTGGCTGTTTTGTGCTTCCAAGGTTCCTTCTAAGGGCTATAAGACCTTTGAACTGCGGGAAGGAAGCTGTGATACCGGCTTAAGAGCGGATGAGAGGCATCTGGAGAATGAATTTATCTCCGTGACCTTCCATGAAAACGGGCAGATTTCTTCGATTTATGATAAGCAGAATGAACGGGAAGTGCTGAAAGAAAACAGGCATGCCAACGTACTGATGACCTATGAAGACAGACCCCACAACTATGATGCCTGGGATGTAAACAACTATTATGTAGAAAAGTCCTGGGAGATTACAGACGTAAACAGCATGGAACTTGTGGAAAACGGCCCGGTCCGCGCTACAATTTGTGTAAAGAGAAGATATCTGGACTCTGTCATTGAACAGTACATCTCCCTGTTATACAACAGTCCGGAAATTATTATTCGCAATGAGATCGACTGGAAGGAGAACCATATCTTCTTAAAGTCAATTCTCCCGGTTGATATTCATACGGACGAAGCTACTTTTGAGATTCAGTATGGTAATGTAAAAAGGAAGACTCATTACAATACCATGTGGGATTATGCAAAATTTGAGGTATGCATGCATAAGTGGATCGATGTTTCAGAGGATGATTATGGAGTCAGCATGATCAATGACTGCAAGTACGGATGTCACGTCCATGACGGTGAGATCGGAATCTCTATGTTAAAATCGGCAACTTATCCAAACCCGGATGCAGATAAAGAACACCATAGCTTTGTATTTTCCATCTACCCTCACAAGGGCGACTGGAAAACGGCAAAAACAATACAAAAGGCTTATGCCATGAATAATCCAATGACAGCTCTTGTAAAAGAGAAAGATGGAGGACAGCTGCCCGGAGCATTTTCTCTGGTAAAAGCGGATGCCGATAACGTTGTCATTGAGGTTGTGAAGCAGTCACAAAAGGGGAATGAACTCATCCTTCGCTTTTATGAGACAAACAACAGACGGACCATCGGGAATATGACCTTTGGAATGGACATTCAGAGAATCATGGAATGCAACATGCTGGAAGAGGAAGAGGCAGAGGTATCCTATCAGGACAGAACCGCTTCTTTTGCAATTCATCCTTATGAGATCAAAACATGGAAGGTTACGTTCCGGTAA